In a genomic window of Anaerolineae bacterium:
- a CDS encoding DMT family transporter produces MPPLSSVITAHRQLWADLALLSVAAIWGATFVMVRDAVSTFPVFAFLAVRFVLATIALLPLAWREKADGWLNRRLIAQGGLMGLALFAGYGFQTMGLRYTTPAKAGFITGLSVVLVPAASALLLRRPPTRAAAIGIALATGGMALLSLNADLSIGLGDLLVLACAVSFAGQIVLTAAFAPGQPTLHLTCVQIAMVALTSGAIALAGERPWPPMSGQVFFAAVFTGVLATSFAFATQTAAQRFTSPTHTALIFSLEPVFAALFSFFLIGETLTGRAVAGCSLILAGMLTAELGDLIWQGLSPRRRIARMSREQPREM; encoded by the coding sequence ATGCCACCTCTTTCCTCTGTCATCACTGCGCATCGTCAACTTTGGGCCGATCTGGCATTACTTTCAGTGGCGGCGATCTGGGGGGCCACCTTCGTCATGGTCCGCGATGCCGTCTCCACCTTCCCCGTTTTCGCGTTTCTAGCCGTGCGATTCGTACTGGCGACGATCGCGTTGTTGCCGCTAGCCTGGCGTGAGAAGGCCGATGGCTGGCTGAACCGGCGGTTAATTGCGCAGGGAGGGCTGATGGGGCTGGCCCTGTTCGCCGGCTATGGTTTTCAGACGATGGGGCTGCGTTACACCACACCGGCCAAAGCTGGGTTCATTACGGGGCTCTCCGTCGTGCTGGTGCCGGCGGCATCTGCGCTGCTCCTGCGCCGCCCGCCGACGCGCGCGGCGGCCATCGGCATCGCCCTAGCAACGGGGGGGATGGCTTTGCTCTCCCTCAACGCCGATCTGAGCATCGGCCTAGGCGATCTGCTGGTGCTGGCGTGTGCAGTGAGTTTCGCCGGCCAGATCGTGCTAACAGCCGCCTTTGCGCCCGGGCAACCGACCTTACACCTGACCTGCGTCCAGATCGCCATGGTCGCCCTGACGAGTGGGGCCATCGCTTTGGCTGGAGAGCGGCCTTGGCCCCCGATGAGTGGTCAGGTATTCTTCGCGGCCGTGTTCACAGGGGTGTTGGCTACCTCGTTTGCCTTCGCCACGCAGACGGCAGCTCAGCGTTTTACCAGCCCCACCCATACAGCTCTCATCTTCTCGTTGGAGCCGGTCTTCGCGGCTCTCTTTAGCTTTTTCCTGATCGGCGAGACGCTGACTGGGCGGGCCGTGGCCGGGTGCTCGCTGATTCTGGCTGGCATGTTGACGGCGGAGCTGGGAGATCTGATCTGGCAAGGGCTGAGCCCTCGACGCCGGATAGCCAGGATGAGCCGCGAACAGCCCCGGGAAATGTGA
- the dtd gene encoding D-aminoacyl-tRNA deacylase produces the protein MRAVVQRVSEASVIVAGEVISAIGRGLLIFLGVTHSDGEEEAAYLARKIAGLRVFEDAEGKMNLSLADVGGQALVVSQFTLYADARKGRRPSFTDAARPEQAEPLIERFVAYLRNEGIPTQTGRFQAHMGVRLCNDGPVTLILDTAQKGA, from the coding sequence ATGAGAGCTGTGGTACAGCGCGTTAGCGAAGCATCAGTGATCGTTGCAGGCGAGGTAATCAGCGCAATCGGCCGTGGGCTGTTGATCTTCCTCGGCGTAACCCATAGCGACGGTGAGGAAGAGGCAGCCTATCTGGCTCGGAAGATTGCCGGTCTGCGGGTGTTTGAGGATGCCGAAGGAAAGATGAACTTATCGCTAGCCGATGTGGGCGGCCAAGCCCTGGTGGTCTCTCAGTTCACCCTCTATGCTGACGCGCGCAAGGGCCGTCGCCCCAGCTTTACTGATGCTGCCCGTCCGGAACAGGCCGAGCCACTGATCGAGCGCTTTGTGGCGTACTTGCGCAATGAGGGTATCCCCACGCAGACGGGCCGCTTTCAGGCCCATATGGGCGTTCGCCTATGCAACGATGGCCCGGTCACGCTGATCCTGGACACAGCTCAGAAAGGAGCATGA
- a CDS encoding Crp/Fnr family transcriptional regulator: MDKLHLNMVQIVKSVPLFLSLTPQDWESVADMLIGRCYPKDAYIFHAGDPPEALYIVWIGQVKLLRHSEEGRDIVLDVIGPGHMFGEMAVFDGAPYSASAQAMEDVAVVAISRPDFFRLLEKYPSVALAVISELSRRLRNANDLIHSLAVERVERRIARMLLKLAAATAQRNSNGLVIDLPLTRQDIADMTGTTVETAIRVMSRFRKQGLITTERGRVVILDPEGLRNVAEEY, from the coding sequence ATGGATAAGCTACATCTAAACATGGTGCAGATCGTCAAATCTGTGCCGTTATTTTTGTCCTTAACCCCACAGGATTGGGAGAGCGTGGCGGACATGTTGATCGGCCGCTGCTATCCCAAGGATGCTTATATTTTCCACGCCGGTGATCCCCCTGAGGCTCTCTATATCGTCTGGATTGGCCAGGTAAAGCTCTTGCGCCATTCTGAAGAGGGGCGAGACATCGTTTTAGACGTAATCGGCCCAGGCCATATGTTCGGCGAGATGGCTGTGTTCGACGGCGCACCCTATAGTGCTAGCGCGCAGGCGATGGAGGATGTAGCCGTGGTGGCTATCTCTCGCCCTGATTTCTTTCGCCTCTTGGAAAAGTATCCTAGCGTGGCACTCGCTGTGATCAGCGAGCTAAGCCGACGTTTGCGCAACGCCAATGACCTGATTCACAGCCTCGCCGTCGAGCGTGTGGAACGGCGCATTGCCCGGATGCTGCTCAAATTGGCTGCCGCGACGGCCCAACGCAACTCTAATGGCTTGGTAATTGATCTGCCTCTAACCAGGCAGGATATCGCAGATATGACGGGCACAACGGTGGAAACGGCTATTCGCGTCATGAGCCGGTTTCGCAAGCAGGGATTGATCACCACCGAACGTGGACGTGTCGTCATCCTTGATCCGGAAGGCTTGCGCAACGTGGCTGAAGAGTACTGA